GGGCGTTGTTGACGTTGACCATGCTCCAGATCAGGGAAGAGCGCAGGTTCGTCTCCCGGGTGATCTCCCACTCCTTCCACATATGCTCGTAGGCGAGATACCAGCCGAAGGCCGGCAGCACCTCGAAATCGCCGGTCGCCGGATCGAAGACCCCGTCCTGCCCGCCCAGGGAATTCAGATCGTTGATGTAGCGGCTGGCGCCATAGCCCCCGTTGACCTGGAAGATGAAACGATCGGTCAGGTTCCACCGGTAGAAAGGGACGACACCGCTGAGGCTGGCGCCCCATCCCGGCTCGCTGACGAAGTCTTCCGGATCGTTGAGCGGCGCCGCGCGCACCTGCTTGACCATCCCCGAGAACTGCAGGTGGCCGATCTCCTTGAACTTCCAGATCAGCCGTCCCACCACGTCGGGGTACAGCTCGCTGCCGGTGCCGTTGGTGACGCTGACACGCGGCGTCTCGATCGCCGCGGCGATCGACAGCTTCTCCTTCGGCAGCCAGGTATAGCGGATGAGCGGCTGGCGGATGACGTTCTCCGAGCTGACTCCTTCGAAGTCGAGGTCTTCATGGGTCGCGGCGGGATCGGAGAAGGTGGACCAGGTCTGTCCCGCCAAAAAGCCGCGGAATTGCCCGTAGGCATGGCGCAGGCGGAAGGAGTTGCCGTCGCCGAAGAAATCGCCTTCGATGAAAGCGCGCATCTGTCCGGCGCCGGTGGGGGTGCGCAGCTCGAAGTTGAAGCGGCTGGTGTTGGCGTTGATGTTGGTCTGCCGCCCCTCGCCGAAGCCCACCGCCTCGTCGACCGGAATCGAGTTGGTCAGGAAGCGGTCCACCGACCCGAGGGGATCGAGCGTCATGACCGTGGCGACGCGCACGCGGCCGCCGAACTTGACCGCCGCGTCGGTGCCCGGGATCCGGATCGAGCCGGGGAAATCGCCCGCCGAGACGACGTCGGGCGGCAGCTCCGGCGCTTTCTGGGCCCCCTCCTCCACCCGCTTGAGCCGCTCTTCGAGCGCCTTCTGGTAATCGGCAGCCGGCAGCTCGCTCTGCAGCTCGTCCAGGCGGCGCGTCATCGATTCGATCTGCAGGCGCAGCGCCTCGACCTCTTTGCGGTGCGCCTCCGCATTGCCCGACTGCTCCGCCAGCTTCTTCTCCAGATCCTCGATGCGCTTCATCAGCGCTTCGATGAGCTTTCTCTGCTCCTGGATGAGACGCAGCAGCTCCTCGCGCGTAGGCGCGGCGGATTGGCCCTGAAGGGGCGGAGGCGCGGCCTCCGGCGGAGCCTCCTGGCTCTCCGGCTCCTGCGGGGGCGCCTCGGCGGGCGGAGACTCCTGCTGGCCCGCTTCCTGGGCCTCGGCCACCACCGCGAGCGCGGGAGTCAGCAGACATGCAATCAGGACGGCCGCGAGAGGGGCGGTGCGGATCATGCGCAGGCTTTTCGACTCCCGGGAGAGTTGCCTGGAACCGCCGGGTAGACTAGCACAGGTGCCCTGGCCGCCTTGCGGCATGGGGCGCATGCGCTTCGAGGTGTCCGCACCATTGCCGCCGCCGGCCGGATTCCCGGCCTCTTGCGGGCCGCGCGAGCCGCGGTCTATAGTTCGCGGCGCACCCTTCGGACAGGAGCCCAACGCATGGATCCGCGCGAATTTCGCGAGGCAGGCTATCGCATCGTCGATCATCTCGCCGATTACCTGGGAAAGATCGAAGACCAGCCGCTGTTCCCCGCCGTCGAGCCGGAGTTTTTGCGCCGGATCTTCGACGAGCCGCTGCCGCAGGAGCCCGCCAGCCTCGAATCGATCCTCCTGGAGCTGAACGAGAAGCTCCTGCCGTATTGCACCCAGGTCAACCATCCCGGCTACATGGGGCTCATCACCCCGTCGCCGACGCCGGTCGGCATCCTGGCCGACTTCATCGCCTCGGCGCTGAACCAGAATGTCGGCGCTTACAGTATCGGCCCGTCGGCGGTCGCCATGGAGCGTCGCACCGTGCGCTGGCTGGCCGACCTGGCCGGCTACGGTGACGGGGCCGGCGGCAATCTCACCAGCGGCGGGATGATGGCGAATTTCATCGGCATGAAGCTGGCGCGCGACTGGGCCTCCGGCGACAAAGCTCAGGTCGAGGGGGTGCGGGAGCGCTGGGTGGCCTACACTTCCGAGGAGCGCCACGTCTCGGTGGACAAGGCGGCCGACGCGGTGGGCATTGGAAGAGAAGGGCTGCGCGTCCTGCCCACAGACGAGCGCTTCCGGATCCGTCTCGACGCGCTCGAATCGGCCCTCGCCTCCGACCGCGCCAAAGGAGTACGGCCGATGGCGATCGTCGCCATGGGCGGCAGCACCAACACCGGGGCGATCGATCCGCTCCCCGAGCTGCGGAAGATCGCCGATCGAGAGGGAGTCTGGCTGCACGTCGACGCCGCCTACGGCGGCGGCATGCTCCTCTCCGAGCGGCTGCGCGGCGCCCTGC
Above is a genomic segment from Candidatus Polarisedimenticolia bacterium containing:
- a CDS encoding aminotransferase class I/II-fold pyridoxal phosphate-dependent enzyme, encoding MDPREFREAGYRIVDHLADYLGKIEDQPLFPAVEPEFLRRIFDEPLPQEPASLESILLELNEKLLPYCTQVNHPGYMGLITPSPTPVGILADFIASALNQNVGAYSIGPSAVAMERRTVRWLADLAGYGDGAGGNLTSGGMMANFIGMKLARDWASGDKAQVEGVRERWVAYTSEERHVSVDKAADAVGIGREGLRVLPTDERFRIRLDALESALASDRAKGVRPMAIVAMGGSTNTGAIDPLPELRKIADREGVWLHVDAAYGGGMLLSERLRGALRHLSLADSVVMDPHKWFYAPLDAGAILVKDEARLTRSFGMQPAYLTDPMDPKNARYNYYVHGFEQSRRFRSLKVWMGFKRYGTRQIGRWVEANVEQARHLFDLAVAHADFEAAVEPVMSAVCVRFRPRGVSDERLGRLHAEVARRIEQGGRFWFATTELKGKTWFRINPVNFRTRLEHMDELFELLKRECAAVLGEA
- a CDS encoding DcaP family trimeric outer membrane transporter yields the protein MIRTAPLAAVLIACLLTPALAVVAEAQEAGQQESPPAEAPPQEPESQEAPPEAAPPPLQGQSAAPTREELLRLIQEQRKLIEALMKRIEDLEKKLAEQSGNAEAHRKEVEALRLQIESMTRRLDELQSELPAADYQKALEERLKRVEEGAQKAPELPPDVVSAGDFPGSIRIPGTDAAVKFGGRVRVATVMTLDPLGSVDRFLTNSIPVDEAVGFGEGRQTNINANTSRFNFELRTPTGAGQMRAFIEGDFFGDGNSFRLRHAYGQFRGFLAGQTWSTFSDPAATHEDLDFEGVSSENVIRQPLIRYTWLPKEKLSIAAAIETPRVSVTNGTGSELYPDVVGRLIWKFKEIGHLQFSGMVKQVRAAPLNDPEDFVSEPGWGASLSGVVPFYRWNLTDRFIFQVNGGYGASRYINDLNSLGGQDGVFDPATGDFEVLPAFGWYLAYEHMWKEWEITRETNLRSSLIWSMVNVNNAPFQPGDAYHRTHRLGVNVIFSPIKRMDLGIEYIWGTRENKDGSDGSARQIQMVVIFRF